A genomic window from Algoriphagus sp. Y33 includes:
- a CDS encoding RNA polymerase sigma-70 factor, with amino-acid sequence MLSNEDKEALVQISANNTVGLKFIFEKYYNGLCEFAKFYVLPSDVASDLVTEFFIRFWNQRHQIVIKGSLKAYLFKSIKNASLNHLRGRKMEMMNYEDYSEVLVSTELTPDEQMEFKEFQDKLDTFANTLPERRKLILQLKLNSGFSNAEIAETLQIAESTVKNQLRTAISSLDGTIKLKN; translated from the coding sequence ATGTTGAGTAATGAAGACAAGGAGGCTTTAGTACAGATTTCCGCGAACAATACGGTTGGATTAAAATTCATTTTTGAAAAGTACTACAATGGTCTTTGTGAGTTTGCAAAGTTCTATGTCTTGCCTTCAGACGTTGCTTCTGATCTTGTAACAGAATTTTTCATCAGATTTTGGAATCAGCGCCACCAGATTGTCATCAAGGGATCTCTCAAAGCCTATTTGTTTAAATCCATAAAAAATGCTTCACTCAATCATCTTCGTGGTAGGAAAATGGAAATGATGAATTACGAAGACTATAGTGAGGTTTTGGTAAGTACAGAGCTGACTCCGGATGAACAGATGGAATTCAAGGAATTTCAAGATAAACTCGACACATTCGCAAATACCCTTCCTGAGCGGAGAAAGCTGATTCTTCAATTAAAACTCAATTCAGGATTTTCCAATGCGGAAATTGCCGAAACTTTGCAGATAGCTGAGAGCACAGTCAAAAACCAACTGAGAACAGCCATATCTAGCTTAGATGGTACTATCAAGTTGAAAAATTAA
- a CDS encoding TonB-dependent receptor has product MRLFYSVFISCLLTTSLLAGNASGQDLESTKVRLNSNYTNLKQILSAIESQTDFLFTYNEAINPNKIKVPITGGEKSLLKVLEHISRSTDLSFKQINSMIAIKEKEAGLEKKTPEFQLYSGTVMDGESDEPLPGATVQIKGSTTGTVTDANGGFELNAEAGQTLVISFIGYESQEILLGDNLTITVYLGGDTKALDEVVIVGFGEQKKVNVTGAVEMVTSEDLENRPTTNTSNLLQGLMPGLVVQNYTAMPGQDNGSIRIRGLSSINNSNPLVIIDGIEGNMNILNPDDIESVSVLKDAASASIYGSRGANGVILITTKSGKRKGAPQISINSYFGIQQPLQMPDMLGSVEMMQLQNEALRNVGQSETYSPEDIQKVIDGSDPNFSANTNWIEEVFRTRAPQHQTNVSVSGGAENLSYLVSYGHLNQDGLVIGDAYSSKRNNLRFKLNTTLLDVVDLNANIGYIDRVYHSPQWATEAAGGVIRGALTISPLVPVRYTNGEWGYGGGSNNPVAIATDGGSNVFSSQEFTANITAQINLHKNLSIKGQYGQVMSNSRRETFVKKVVHRHPDSGDILWFNVEENSLEIRDYVNRYQNALAQLDYKNTWGDHNFSVLLAFQQEWQRYESFSATRRNFLSEDVPALNLGTNPVQSNSGDGYHWALRSGIARLNYDFKGKYLLELNGRYDGSSRLSENNRYKFFPSFSAGWRFSDEGFFEGLKKVVYDGKARVSFGELGNQYLSNMTGYAEYYAYLPVLNAVETMPIGDQRTNGFAQTISAGTNLSWETVQMLNIGLDLYFFEGRLSFVGDWFNKQTKNILLRVPQPSVLGITPSDINAGAVENKGWEVSLDWQDQIKEFRYGLNVQLSDVQNKILDMGDTPPAYATNVNLVGHASGSYYGFVATRLAQESDFDLIDGELVPTIPVTASEISKFAPGDLVYEDLNGDGEITAEGDRRVLGNAFPRYTYSIRGNIGWKGFDMSFFLQGVGKAVGYLYDNARHAFKSSSMYPQTIHRDRWTPDNTDASYPRLIFGETYNSRVSSYWLEDASYLRLKNLQIGYSLPAHLLDRLRVNKFRVYFSGDNLLTKTNFYYAYDPESPLSAGGYYPQAKTFTMGVNIGLK; this is encoded by the coding sequence ATGAGGCTATTTTACAGTGTATTTATATCCTGCCTACTTACTACTTCCCTCTTAGCCGGTAATGCAAGCGGACAAGATCTTGAATCTACCAAAGTCAGGCTCAATTCAAATTATACCAATCTGAAGCAGATTTTATCGGCAATAGAAAGTCAGACTGATTTTCTGTTTACCTATAATGAGGCAATCAATCCAAATAAGATAAAAGTACCGATAACAGGAGGAGAAAAATCGCTTTTGAAAGTGCTGGAGCATATTTCAAGATCGACCGACCTGAGTTTTAAGCAGATAAACTCTATGATTGCCATTAAGGAGAAGGAGGCAGGATTAGAGAAGAAAACTCCTGAATTCCAGCTCTATTCCGGGACTGTAATGGATGGGGAAAGCGATGAGCCTCTGCCGGGAGCTACTGTACAGATAAAAGGAAGCACCACAGGTACCGTGACAGATGCAAACGGTGGTTTTGAATTAAACGCTGAAGCGGGGCAGACCTTGGTAATAAGTTTTATAGGATATGAATCCCAAGAGATTCTACTGGGTGACAATTTGACGATTACTGTTTACCTGGGCGGTGATACCAAAGCACTGGATGAGGTGGTTATTGTGGGTTTTGGGGAGCAAAAGAAAGTGAACGTTACGGGTGCGGTGGAGATGGTTACCAGCGAGGATTTGGAAAACAGACCCACGACCAATACTTCCAATTTACTTCAAGGCTTGATGCCGGGCCTGGTCGTACAAAACTATACTGCCATGCCTGGGCAGGACAACGGCAGCATCAGGATAAGAGGATTGAGTAGTATCAATAATTCAAATCCATTGGTCATTATTGATGGAATTGAAGGCAATATGAATATTCTCAATCCTGATGATATTGAATCTGTTTCAGTTTTAAAAGATGCGGCATCAGCTTCAATTTATGGTTCTAGGGGAGCAAATGGAGTGATTTTGATAACCACGAAATCAGGAAAAAGAAAAGGAGCACCTCAGATTAGTATTAATAGTTATTTCGGGATCCAGCAACCACTGCAGATGCCGGATATGTTAGGCTCGGTGGAGATGATGCAGCTACAGAATGAGGCTTTGAGGAATGTGGGGCAGTCGGAAACATATTCCCCTGAAGATATTCAAAAAGTAATAGACGGATCTGATCCTAATTTTTCTGCCAATACCAACTGGATAGAAGAAGTTTTTAGAACTAGAGCTCCTCAGCATCAAACCAATGTCTCTGTATCGGGAGGTGCCGAAAATCTAAGTTATTTAGTGTCCTACGGACACTTAAATCAAGACGGATTAGTAATTGGTGATGCATATTCTTCCAAACGAAACAACCTCCGGTTTAAACTAAATACCACCTTGCTGGATGTGGTTGACCTTAATGCAAACATCGGGTATATCGATAGGGTATATCATTCCCCTCAGTGGGCCACAGAAGCGGCTGGAGGTGTGATAAGGGGAGCTCTGACTATTTCTCCTTTAGTCCCTGTAAGGTACACCAATGGAGAATGGGGATACGGTGGCGGTTCCAACAATCCTGTGGCAATAGCCACAGACGGAGGCAGCAATGTTTTTTCTTCCCAAGAATTCACCGCCAATATTACCGCTCAAATCAATCTCCATAAAAACCTCAGCATCAAGGGTCAATATGGTCAGGTAATGAGTAATTCAAGAAGAGAGACTTTCGTGAAAAAAGTGGTTCACCGTCATCCTGATTCCGGAGATATTCTTTGGTTTAATGTAGAAGAAAATTCTTTGGAAATCAGGGACTATGTCAACAGATACCAAAATGCACTGGCTCAATTGGATTATAAAAACACATGGGGTGATCATAATTTTTCCGTCCTTTTGGCATTCCAGCAGGAGTGGCAACGATACGAGTCTTTCTCGGCAACTCGCCGAAATTTTCTCTCTGAGGATGTGCCTGCTTTGAATTTGGGAACAAATCCGGTACAGAGCAACAGCGGTGATGGCTATCACTGGGCATTAAGATCAGGTATTGCCAGATTGAATTATGATTTTAAGGGTAAATATTTACTTGAGTTGAATGGGAGATATGACGGTTCTTCCCGTCTATCAGAGAATAATCGGTACAAGTTTTTCCCTTCATTCTCCGCAGGCTGGAGATTTTCGGATGAGGGATTTTTTGAGGGGTTGAAGAAGGTGGTATATGATGGGAAGGCCAGGGTGTCATTTGGGGAATTGGGAAACCAATACCTCAGCAATATGACTGGCTATGCGGAGTATTACGCATATTTGCCTGTACTGAATGCTGTGGAGACCATGCCGATTGGTGATCAGCGGACCAATGGGTTTGCCCAGACTATTTCGGCAGGGACAAACCTGTCTTGGGAGACTGTTCAAATGCTAAACATTGGGTTGGACCTTTACTTTTTCGAAGGGAGATTGTCGTTCGTAGGAGACTGGTTTAACAAGCAGACAAAAAATATTTTATTGCGGGTTCCCCAACCTTCGGTATTGGGCATCACTCCAAGTGATATCAATGCAGGAGCTGTAGAAAACAAGGGATGGGAAGTAAGCTTGGACTGGCAGGATCAAATCAAAGAGTTTCGATACGGATTGAACGTCCAACTGTCTGATGTGCAGAATAAAATCCTTGACATGGGGGATACTCCTCCTGCCTATGCAACCAATGTGAATCTGGTAGGGCATGCGAGTGGCTCGTATTACGGATTTGTGGCCACTCGATTGGCTCAGGAGAGTGATTTTGATTTGATAGATGGGGAGTTGGTTCCAACTATTCCGGTGACGGCAAGTGAGATTAGCAAATTTGCACCGGGTGACTTGGTGTATGAAGATCTTAATGGAGATGGAGAAATCACTGCTGAGGGAGATCGAAGAGTACTCGGCAATGCTTTTCCCCGCTACACCTATTCCATAAGGGGAAATATAGGCTGGAAAGGCTTTGATATGTCATTTTTCCTTCAAGGTGTGGGTAAAGCGGTGGGGTATCTGTATGATAATGCAAGGCATGCTTTTAAAAGTTCTTCAATGTATCCTCAGACTATCCACAGAGACCGATGGACGCCGGATAACACAGATGCATCTTATCCTAGGCTGATTTTCGGAGAAACTTATAATTCCCGGGTATCATCATATTGGTTGGAAGATGCTTCGTATTTGAGACTAAAGAACCTTCAGATTGGCTATTCGCTTCCTGCCCATCTTCTCGATAGGCTTCGTGTCAATAAGTTCAGGGTGTATTTCTCCGGAGATAATTTATTGACCAAAACGAATTTTTATTACGCATATGATCCGGAATCACCGCTTTCGGCGGGAGGTTATTATCCCCAGGCAAAGACCTTCACCATGGGTGTAAATATTGGACTTAAATAA
- a CDS encoding FecR family protein, protein MQGNINFKNLKYFENYLLEELSPEEADFFDKRLKSDSEFAEEYAQFLRLLAQSENLKSSDFQDDNTAWKSIEEGIYIPTSREVHIAEPWWRWKGAACIGVILFLGILAFWLLNPASKKNIELITKATADGQKATITLVDGTTIRLNSNSSISYPKEFSDSSRNILLTGEAFFDVTSDKKRPFVISSGQMKTTVLGTSFNIRAFSDEEQQEVAVKSGIVQVNFGNPKLAPAKLQVGDMARFDIESQSLELLKVDPESVAMWSQGYIYFDNEPLEQVLKSLSRWYGVEFTVENPGLLTCRITLKQRDENLKNILDIIKYASHVDYEFIDNRIIIKGKSC, encoded by the coding sequence ATGCAAGGAAACATTAACTTCAAAAATTTAAAATATTTTGAGAATTACCTGCTGGAGGAATTATCTCCTGAGGAGGCTGATTTTTTTGATAAGAGGCTTAAGAGTGACTCGGAATTTGCCGAAGAATACGCTCAGTTTTTAAGACTGCTTGCTCAATCGGAAAATTTAAAATCTTCCGATTTCCAAGATGATAATACAGCTTGGAAAAGCATAGAAGAGGGGATTTACATTCCTACTTCTAGGGAAGTACATATAGCTGAACCTTGGTGGAGATGGAAAGGAGCGGCTTGTATTGGCGTTATTCTATTTCTAGGCATATTGGCATTTTGGCTGTTAAATCCTGCTTCAAAGAAAAACATCGAATTGATCACTAAAGCAACGGCTGATGGCCAGAAGGCTACCATCACCTTGGTCGACGGTACTACGATAAGATTAAATTCTAACAGTTCGATTTCTTATCCCAAAGAATTTTCAGATAGTTCCAGAAACATTTTACTTACGGGAGAGGCATTTTTTGATGTAACCTCTGATAAAAAACGTCCATTTGTTATTTCCTCAGGGCAAATGAAAACCACGGTATTGGGCACATCTTTTAATATCCGGGCATTTTCAGATGAGGAGCAGCAGGAAGTGGCTGTTAAATCAGGTATAGTTCAGGTCAATTTTGGAAATCCAAAGCTAGCCCCTGCGAAATTGCAGGTAGGGGACATGGCCAGATTCGATATCGAAAGCCAGAGTCTGGAACTGCTTAAGGTTGATCCTGAGTCTGTTGCCATGTGGTCCCAGGGGTATATTTATTTCGATAATGAACCATTGGAACAGGTTCTAAAAAGTCTGAGTAGGTGGTATGGAGTAGAATTCACCGTGGAGAACCCCGGTTTGTTAACCTGTAGAATTACGCTCAAACAGCGAGATGAGAACTTAAAAAATATTCTTGACATCATTAAATACGCTAGCCATGTAGACTACGAATTCATCGACAACCGAATTATCATCAAAGGAAAATCTTGTTAA
- a CDS encoding endonuclease/exonuclease/phosphatase family protein: MSKYILLFHLLFGFSACANSEPTAKPPTPIPGEQQGKSIKVLSYNIHHSNPPSRPDLIDLDAIAKVIKESEAEVVGLQEVDVFTSRSGSDLHMAKELAELVGMPYFYFSKGIDYQGGEYGTAILSKYPLSDTKTVLLPAEEGTEQRTISLATVTLEEGVRFQFANTHLDFSSATNSLSQAEKIGEYFSEETSPIILVGDFNSTPDSAPIRLLDGSFTRTCKNDCAPTIPVINPKKTIDFIMYRGAEDFAVKSHRVIQETYASDHLPVLAELTLIN, encoded by the coding sequence ATGTCTAAGTATATTCTTCTATTCCATTTATTGTTTGGTTTTTCGGCCTGTGCCAATTCAGAGCCAACTGCCAAGCCTCCGACTCCCATTCCGGGCGAGCAGCAAGGGAAATCTATTAAAGTGCTCTCTTACAATATCCACCATAGCAATCCACCGTCAAGACCTGACTTAATAGATCTGGATGCAATAGCTAAGGTGATCAAAGAAAGCGAAGCGGAAGTGGTGGGGCTTCAGGAGGTGGATGTTTTCACTTCCCGTTCCGGATCAGATTTGCATATGGCCAAAGAGCTCGCAGAATTGGTTGGAATGCCTTACTTCTATTTCTCCAAAGGGATAGATTACCAAGGAGGTGAATATGGAACGGCCATACTTTCAAAATATCCGCTATCGGATACCAAAACCGTTTTACTGCCCGCAGAGGAAGGAACAGAGCAACGGACTATTTCACTGGCGACGGTCACATTGGAAGAGGGGGTGCGTTTTCAGTTTGCCAATACCCATTTGGATTTCAGCAGTGCCACTAATTCCCTTTCTCAAGCAGAGAAAATTGGAGAGTATTTTAGTGAGGAAACATCCCCGATAATTTTGGTTGGCGATTTTAACTCTACACCCGACAGTGCTCCGATCCGCTTATTGGATGGGAGTTTTACCCGTACCTGTAAAAATGACTGTGCTCCAACCATACCTGTCATTAATCCCAAAAAGACCATAGACTTTATTATGTATAGAGGGGCTGAAGATTTTGCTGTCAAAAGTCATAGGGTGATTCAGGAAACATATGCTTCAGATCATTTGCCGGTACTTGCTGAATTAACTTTGATCAATTAA
- a CDS encoding RagB/SusD family nutrient uptake outer membrane protein, with product MKNIKLTIAILIMAIGMQSCNDDFLDREPLDAISDTNFWQNEEQLLLAVNGTYDFIKGKNTVDMENMADNTVWPTQTNYRLISTGNYNNDLGTLNTEWTQAYEGIRRCNHFLENYDKAEMPNEDLKRRYAGEVRFIRAYLYSYLTFLFGDVPHITKALNVGDPEIYGPRDSRDGIVSWILDELTAIAEDLPESYGAQDYGRITKGTALGWKSRVALFYEKYDVAESAARQVMDLGVYELYPDYYELFMTESDASQTTSNRETMFSRIYTTDISMHNLSREIHVPDQSARWNPTKSLVDSYLCIDGKIIQDSPLYNETTYDSLFEHRDPRMKMTILSPGSLWGGREDGNPENTDNTIFTAPKFNQDRQGSVTPTGYYFTKYCDLDAVPTYNRDENDIIIMRYAEILLNYAEAKLEQGTLTQDDLDQTINLLRERVGMHPMIISELASWGMDLREEVRRERRIELVLEGQRYFDILRWKSGDLLARDVKGIKKEFIIRQNDVENVPTDEDGYIIFLSGNTFDDSKHYLWPIPLAQRDLNPNLSQNPNW from the coding sequence ATGAAAAATATCAAACTAACCATAGCAATCCTGATTATGGCAATTGGGATGCAATCCTGTAACGATGACTTTTTGGATCGGGAGCCTTTGGATGCTATTTCCGATACGAATTTCTGGCAAAACGAAGAGCAGTTGCTCTTGGCTGTCAACGGAACCTATGACTTTATCAAGGGAAAAAATACCGTGGATATGGAAAATATGGCGGATAATACGGTATGGCCTACTCAAACTAACTATCGACTGATTTCCACCGGCAATTATAACAATGATCTGGGAACGCTCAATACAGAATGGACACAGGCATATGAAGGGATAAGAAGATGCAATCACTTTCTTGAGAATTATGATAAGGCGGAAATGCCCAATGAGGATCTGAAGAGAAGATACGCCGGAGAGGTTAGGTTCATCCGGGCTTATTTATATAGCTACCTGACTTTTTTGTTTGGCGACGTACCGCACATTACCAAAGCGCTAAATGTGGGCGATCCGGAAATATATGGTCCCAGAGATTCCAGAGACGGAATAGTGTCGTGGATTCTGGATGAGTTGACGGCGATAGCCGAAGATCTCCCGGAATCGTATGGGGCACAGGACTATGGTAGAATCACCAAAGGAACAGCATTGGGCTGGAAATCAAGAGTAGCGCTCTTTTATGAAAAATATGATGTGGCAGAGTCTGCAGCCAGGCAAGTAATGGATTTGGGCGTATATGAACTTTATCCCGACTATTATGAGCTTTTCATGACTGAAAGCGATGCCTCCCAAACTACCTCAAACAGAGAGACCATGTTCAGTAGAATTTATACCACTGATATCAGCATGCATAATCTCAGTCGTGAGATTCATGTTCCGGACCAGTCTGCAAGATGGAATCCAACCAAATCTCTGGTTGATTCTTACCTCTGTATAGACGGTAAAATAATTCAAGATTCACCATTGTATAATGAAACGACTTATGACAGTCTGTTTGAACATAGAGATCCCAGGATGAAAATGACGATTCTTTCTCCGGGGAGTCTATGGGGAGGCAGGGAGGATGGAAATCCTGAAAACACGGATAATACCATTTTTACAGCCCCTAAATTCAATCAAGACAGGCAAGGCTCAGTCACTCCAACAGGCTACTATTTTACTAAATATTGTGATCTGGATGCTGTCCCTACCTATAATCGGGATGAGAATGATATCATTATCATGCGATATGCGGAGATCTTGCTTAATTATGCTGAGGCTAAATTGGAACAGGGAACTCTCACACAAGATGATTTGGACCAGACAATTAATCTACTTCGTGAAAGAGTGGGAATGCATCCTATGATTATTTCGGAATTGGCCTCTTGGGGGATGGATCTCCGGGAGGAAGTCAGAAGGGAAAGAAGAATAGAGTTGGTGCTGGAAGGACAGCGTTACTTTGATATCCTGAGATGGAAAAGTGGCGATCTGTTGGCCAGGGATGTTAAAGGAATAAAAAAGGAATTTATTATTCGTCAAAATGATGTCGAAAACGTTCCCACCGATGAAGATGGTTATATTATTTTCCTCAGTGGTAACACATTTGACGATTCCAAGCATTACCTGTGGCCGATTCCTTTGGCACAGCGGGATCTGAATCCTAACTTATCCCAAAATCCAAACTGGTAA